One Citrus sinensis cultivar Valencia sweet orange chromosome 5, DVS_A1.0, whole genome shotgun sequence genomic window, gactttgttttattttacttttaggtttatactttattcaaatatttgagatatatTCCAATATAAAATCCTCCAAATTAACACCGGCCTAAACTAaaagtttcattttatttactaatttcaGTGCACGATCTCATTTTATTTgggaaaatgagaaaaatcgTTCTGAAGCAACATTATGATTAgcacttaaaattaaaataatcaattaaagcTTGCAATTGTCTAGAAGAAAGACATTGTGGCATTCCAATTACGGAAATTGTTGAGAAAGCCCTAATTCGGTTACACAGTTAGTTATGCAACTAAATTCAACACTAATTATCTAAtcaattaagatttaaaaatgtttaattagCCACCATATTGGCCGACACATATCAAGAGTCAAGACTTCCTCTTTCACGTTATAAAATTCCAGGGCAAGAATATACACAAAAGTTTgcttacaaattaaattagggtgagattaattaattaattaagtaattaactAATCACAGCCAGAAGTCAGTCACATTCTTTGATTTCCCAAATGGAAATTGGTCCAACCGGATCAGAACCGACCACTTCAAAGACTTTGCTGtcatttacaataaaattttcattaatttaattagtttaaaatttattaaataattgactGAATGGGGGTTTggttttagaaaataaataaataaagcaagaCAGAGATGAGAGACCAAAAAACCAAATCCATGTACAGACACCCTAGACCATTTCTCTGTCACCTCCATGAATGGCTTTGAAGAGACACCATTAGTCAGCACCATGTGagttttgaagaagaaatgcaagaagaagagagactTTAATTTGATTCTTGAAATGTAAGAAAGGgaatcatataataataaaaaataattattagttcaattaataactaatattCATGCATATTTGCTCAATTGCTTGACTCGTATTCCCAGGCCAACCCCAATCCAAATACTGTATCTTGGGGGCATGAATTTGAGACCTTCCATGGCTGGCCTGGCTCCCTAAATCacttaacaataacaatatcaATCATGGCCGTCTGTTCCACTCCATAAGTTATATTATCCATGGTTCCGTTTTTTCGTTTAAATACTAACATTACATTACATTACAAGCTAAAGGTGTTTTCCAGTGTTTATCGGAATCCAGTCCCTaaattaaatagtaaataCTGTTATGTACAGTGCTGTCCATATtttttagtcttttttttttcttgtttttgaattgaattgaagtCAATGTTCACATATTTTACTTCCAAAGAGGACTTTTTAAtcaaccgaaaaaaaaaaagttctataaaatttgaccaattttttttgtgttatatgcactcatcaaataaaatgaaattatatgtGTTTCTTTAGTATACACGATACACTCAAGCTGAAATGCTCAATCTCACCGGCTAAAATATGAATCATGGTAATTGTCAAATTTTAACTAAGCTTGTTTACCGATCTTAACTAAGcgttataaatattattgaaattataattactttaAGGAGTGCCCGTTAGTTATTTAGCTAGTAAATCTCCTACTGtagtacaaaaaaaataaggagaaTCAAACTCTGCTCACACATGTGAAAATGGAATTCGGCCATCTAATTACTAATATgtatagaaataaataaaactatctTTACTagctgaaaattttgatagaaaattactatgcaaaaaaaaaaaaataatcatacatCAAATCTTTACACTTCATTTAAACCTTGTTGGTATCAAAATTGGATAGTTGAACCCTAAAAGCTCTAGcactaaattatttaataaatattagttgTTGTTATTTGAAAACTAAATTAGTTTGATCGTTTACCCCATTACTTGTacgatgaaaaaaaaaattatatttataaaatttgatcgTTTACCCACCATTTGTATCattgtaaaaaaatcatatttacaacacaatattaagttttatttcatcctcccccccccccccaccctaAAACTGCATCTTAACACCAAACATGAATTTAAGCAtggatttttgttttaaatctGAAAATGGGTTAAATATGTAAAGTTTATttcagttaattaatttgggGATAGCCTCTAGTTCAgaactttattaatttaatttcttatttacaacATGGAGTTGACCTTTGACCATCAAACACGTGTTCAGAAGTTCGTCCAACAAAGTTCACATTAATTGcaattcaaaaaaaagaaagcctCACATTAATTAATACTAGATTGGTAATTAAcgtgtaaaataaattattgttaaaaaagaattaagaaaaCTTCTTCCGCTTTTAGAAAACCTAGGAGTCACtcttgtattattattattattattattattggaatatacataataaatgaactgattttattatttaaatagaaaaagaagttACCATTATGTGGCAAACACATCAACCTTGTGCAAATCATTGTGTGGTTGTGAAAGCATAAGGTAAATAATCACTTAATaacatatgaaaattaatttttttatttgttaagaGAGTTTTACCGTCCTCGTGGTCTTATtcgatttgaatttgaattaattggaGTTTAATGTAGTATTCGGATACCACATGATCtcctgtaaaaaaaaaaaaaattaattttataatgaagTCAAGTCGTATGATGCACGAACtgcatacaatttttgttttccgaATTTATATACACCACgttgtttttaaattattataagtacaaattataaagtaaTAATGAGTTGAAATCCCAGCTAGCTAGATCGGGGGTGATGTGAGTTCAAGCATCGAATAATAATAGAATAGTAATTTGCTTTCATATTAAACAGACACCAAATCATGCAACGTGGCACAAGCTCATCTTTGTggtgtataataataataataataatatatatgataagATCTGGGCATGCCAATGATGCAATCTGCGGCTGTTagatcaacaaaaaatttctacTTTGGTTGTCAAAGTAGTACCACAAGTACAgcaatgaattaaattaaatctctAACTTAAGTTCTTGATCAGACGGCCAAGATCATCTGTCATTCGTTGACTGCATCCTAAAATTCAAACATCTCGGGTCAAAGATCAGAAGGCCAACACGGTTGTTCCATTTACAGATCACGAGTcccttgaaaaaaaaaaaaaggaaaaaaaatatgaaaaaacgAATTGCTGATTTTAGCATCGACAATGCAATCTCATGTTTAGAgggttattaaatttttatcttttaaataaattttttgtgtgAATTATTATTGGtccaaatatgaaaaaaaaaagagataaaaaaattggtgATATGTTAAGAGAAAAGTACTAATTGTTTGAATGTATCATAGTTAAAAAATGTGCCACGTATACATAACAACAAGAAATTTAACTGGTTCGAACGATTGCAGATGGGTGACCAAAAAATGTTACAGCCGTTTACTCAAAACGTTAATGAAGAGAAGCTGAAGCCGCATCTCCTCCAACAAGCATCCTACTTGAGAGTTCATTCTAACCTTCAAAATTAGAATGCTTATCAAAATGGTGTAGCCAAATTAATGCCTTTTCCTATTATTGTAAACATTAACAAACAACATATAAGAGCACCCAatacaaaatttcataagttcttatttaaaattttatatcagaattaatttctaaaaaaaaaaaaaacccaaatcGATATATCATTAAAGAGCATTTGGAGATGGAAGCAACACTTACAATGAGATCGCGGACTCAGTTTTTCCATCAACGATCAACGACATAGATCAAAGGCAAAATAGGCAactaacaaaaagaaacaagcaAATTAGAACATACTTTACAAAAAAATGCCGTAGAATTGGGTGATAAAATGTTGTAGAAGTGGGTGATTATCGATGGCCAAGAATCACAAGAAATATTAATAGTGGCATCCGACCGACCAGCCAAGTCGCAAGAAAAAGAACACCGGTGGCGACGATTTTTTAGGCGGAGACGCAGCAGTCTTATACATGGATCGACTACGATTTGgttattttgtttcaatttgacAGCACCAATTTCTTTTATCCCCTTCACAATCCCTCGTCCATTTTCCACtgtaaaaatttttgacaCCATTTGGTCCAGTTGTCCATTACATAAGACTTAAACCAATTCAACCACTTTTTCCCCATGTTACTACTTTCCCATAAAGTGAACATTATCCGTTGGATTAGATTTTAGCACAGTTGAAGGGCTGAGATTCACCAGGATGTATGTAAGAGAAATTATAACTTAGCAATTGCCTGAAAAAATTATGGGAGTTGacacaatcaaataaattaaaggttgatgatatttttgttaattgagtcatttttcttgcttttcttAACCCTCAAACTGAGCCTAAAAATCAGTGTACCTTTATTTtaacctttaatttttttttttttttgttatatcatATGATCACTTGTAACTCAAGAGACAAGAGCATGTTAAATGCGTAAATGTGAAAAGGTAATAAGGTCAACACGATCGACGTCAGTCGGCTGAGATTTGAATTATGCAAGCGAAAcgatcagaaaaaaaaaaaaaaagataaaagaaaattaattaatcacaaGATAGGTACTTCTTGCCCTAAATTATCTGCATCACATGACAGACGTGGTACCATGCACCGTGTCACTATAAACCCACTTCTAATATCGTCGTGCCTGAAGACTAAGCTAATTAGAGGAGAACTATTTGATGAGTGGAGCCGTACGTGAATTTATGGTGCTCGAATTCATCAACACCACGAACATGATTTCCACGTGGCAGATAAATAAAGATGATTAACACAATTAGCTAAATAATTATGGGGAATTAATAAAGTATTATATCTGTATACTCACCTGAAGAAGTTAGTATATGCTTAATTGTGTGGTATATTTATTGGCAGAGTAttgactttaattttttttttttatgaaattaaaatataataatgtcaCCGTCCCACCACAACTTGCCCTAACGGCTGCTTcattaaaaagcaaaaaatcacaaattaattattaagaaaataaaagttgacaaATTTTCATATGGCGGGAAGCGCCGTTATAAATAACCCTTTGCTGTTAACCCTCTCTTCACATTCACAAACACAAAGCAAATTTCGCACTCTCGTTgacaactctctctctctctccccctcACTTTTCTTTCGTACAGTCTTTGTTTGCTGATTCTTGACGGAAAAAATGGCAATTCCGGTGATCGATTTCTCTAAGCTTTATGGCGAGGAGAGGGCCAAGACATTGGCTCAAATTGCTAATGCTTGTGAAGTGTGGGGATTTTTTCAGGTACTCTAttttttcttccctttttttcccccaatgattagcacttttttttttttggggggattaaatgtaaaaagggTAGTTTAAGAATTCTCGGTTGCAAACGTTTGTACGTAACAAATTAATCCTAGATTCTATCTTGTGCActactctatatatatagccAAATGTGGATTTTATAATATGCAATATTCACATGGGAGAAAGACTCTCAGTTTAAGAATGTAATGTTTATTTTGACACATGCAGCTGGTGAATCATGGGATTTCGGAGGAGCTATTGGAGAGGGTGAAGAAGGTGGCCTCTGAGTGCTATAAGTTAGAAAGGGAAGAGGGATTCAAGAACTCGGCAGCAGTGAAGAAGTTGATTGAATTGGTGGAGAAAAAGAGCGGCGAAAAGTTGGAGAATTTGGATTGGGAAGATGTCTTCCTTCTCTCCGATGACAATGAATGGCCATCCAAAACTCCGGGCTTCAAGTGAGAACCTAAGTTCTCTTTTTCCTTCCTAAGATTTTTTTTGGCTGATTTCAATTTAActtttgatgatgatttgTACAGGGAAACAATGGCAGAGTACCGATCTGAGTTGAAGAAGTTAGCCGAAAATGTGATGGAAGTGATGGATGAGAACCTGGGGCTGCCAAATGGGTACATCAAGAAAGCATTCAATGGTGGAGAAGGAGACAATGCCTTCTTTGGCACCAAGGTGAGCCACTACCCATCATGTCCTCACCCAGAGCTCGTGAATGGCCTGAGACCTCACACTGATGCTGGCGGTGTCATCTTGCTTTTCCAAGATGAAAAGGTTGGGGGCCTTCAGATTCTGAAAGACGACGAATGGATCGATGTTCAGCCATTGCCAAACTCGATTGTTATCAACACTGGTGATCAGATTGAAGTCCTCAGCAATGGCAGGTACAAGAGTATATGGCATCGCGTTAACGCTACCCCAGATGGGAATAGGAGATCCATTGCTTCATTTTACAATCCATCACTGAAAGCAACCATAGCTCCTGCACTTGAACTCTCTGAAAAAGCTAATCAAGAAGTGGAACAAGCGGCTAACTATCCCAAGTTTGTGTTTGGAGATTACATGTCTGTTTATGCTGAGCAGAAGTTTCTTCCCAAAGAACCAAGGTTCCAAGCTGTAAATGCTatgtaaaatgcaaaaaagaaGATGGAACTTCACCatcagaaaaatgaaaagtttaacattttcctttttccttttttggggGTTAATGTCTATTCATAGAAGAAGGCTTGTTCCTCTTTAATTACATTTGTAGAGGAGGATAGAAAGCTGAAGTGAAGTACCtagtgtgttttaatttagattGCTATTTGCTATTACATTCTATGTAATCATGGGATATGATTAAATTGTACTTTGTTAATTACCGTTTGCTTTGTACAATAGTTCCTAGTTTTATTACTATATTGATTGTACTATTAAGTACAAAAGCTGTATTTTCCTGTAAGATATCATCTGGATTGTTTCTCGCAGTCATGTCATTTGCGGCCTCAAATTCAacagtaaaaattaatattcgtACAAACACACCCAATTTGCATGAGAGTTTTGGTTAATGTCATAAACTTTGTAAGAGTTCATACATTAAGGTACCTGCTGTCCGAATCAAATTTCATCACTCGAGTCATGCACAAAGAACAGTCATCACACTTACATTTTAGCTCACAAATTTCTTGCCCAGAAAGAGACATGACGTTAACACATGAAATGACCCTTTTTTTACCCCCCTCAAGCAGCAAATTGAGCAGACAgcaattttattatcaaaatgtTTCAAGTAACCCCGGGTCCCCGCTATCACTGGGGCACATTCAGACTGATTATTCTGATGAATTTGAactttttaaagtaaatacCTGTCTTTTGAAGCTTAGGtggttttatatatttaacaatgaTTGAATGCCAGTCATTACAGATGGGCAACAGAGACAATGTTTGCAATGATCAAATAAGATACATTCTTTGTCACGTGGTGTCCTATTCTGATTGAgcatttttttcatatgattATGAACCTTCCtctcttacaataattttttcatatgattATGAATCTTACTCTCCTAAGGCTCTGATTAATACTGTAGTtggataattatattttaaacacTTCCTGTtgtttgaaagttaaattaaatttacatcACACTTGTACGACAAAATGTCCATAAaatcttcattatttttgtcaaaaatttcaaaattaatttcgaATTATCTCctcataaaatgataatttttaaaatatctcctaaattattataaatgtcCACTTACCCTCATTTTCTTAGGTAgacaacaaaattttcatgaaCACACCTCTATAATTTATGTAAGTTGagatttacaataatttaaaaaatattttaaaaattatcattttacaagagcataattgaaaatttatccaaattattatttaaaaatcatatttatcacatactataatttttcattttataactacaattttcttttctatgaCAATCGGGGTGACTTTTAAGACTCACCTCAACACCAAAAGAGCCTTAGGCCCTCAGGGACATTCCCACGTACAAGTGGAGCAGCGTGTCACAAAGGAATAAAATAAGCAGGAAACAGTTCACCTAAGCAAGCAAAATATCAATCATATGTCGGCCCCAGAAAAGAACAGCAACAGTAGATTttcattattgtattttattggAAGATACACTCGCAATTTTTAGtatcaaaaatgaagaaaacagGTTAAAAACGGAAGTATAAATCCGGCTAACTCAACCTTCACGTGGAAGTTAATGTTAGTACTTGTAGTATTTTATCTATGTAACTTCAATTTTCTGTAGTCTTAACCCTTAACATCTGTACAATAATTTACACAAACCTCATTCCTGGGTTGGGAATGGAGTAGGTTCTCTTCAGTTTTGGAGGCTTCAAAGGGCCTTCTGATCAAGCCTTTCATTCCAGTTCAAGCAGCGAACCAAGCTGTGAAACCAGTCACCGGTTTGGTCTGATTTGTTAACTGTTGGAATCGGGTGTTCGCTCATGAATATTCTGACAGAATCTCCTCTAGAGAGTTGCTGCCTTCTCTTTCCATCAAAAGAAACCCATGCATTGCTTCGAGCATCATCAGGAATCTGTTTAGTTAAGACGATGTTAAATCCCCAAAATTGAGAGAATGTAAGACAAGAAATGTATCTGATAAGCCCAGATTGTTTCAGAAGGCATAGGTATATGTTAGAGAAATTCTCcatataaactcaaaatttagCAGAATGTATGTACTGTGTTTAATCTAAAACACAGTACTTtatccaaatataaaatatacgAAAACCTAACGAATCCCAACTTAAAACAGCATGAAAATGACTGATTGGACTAATTGCCCTGCAAAAAATGACTAATTTCTGTTTCTCTCTTAGCccaacttaaaatttttccatTATATGCTTGCAGATATCTATCAAGcaatgagaataaaatagttatttcCTTCATGTTATGCCAAACACGATAGAgcaagattaatttttttttttttcccttagtCCAGTGTAAGCACTGTGTCAACTCCATGGCAAAAATTAGGATATACAGACGATGTGGAACAGCAAAGGCACAATTAAAACAtatgaatcaagaaaaaagTTTCAATCTTggaaaatcaataaaatattgattagaTGAAGAAACAAAGTTCTTACCTTCAACAAGATATGAAAAAAGGTTCAAAAATCAATTACATGCagtaccaaaaaataatagtaattttacCTTTAATTCAAGCCTGGCAGAATCTGGAAGTATTACTGGTCTAAAAGAGAGGGAGTGTGGGCAGATTGGTGTGAAAAGCATGCATGGAACATTTGGGTGTACCTGCATTCCCAATTATATGTTGGAAGATACATAAAACCTCAGTATAGGTAATAGTAGAAATTGGAACACCAGTCAAAAAACTTGTTGCAgcaaaaatatttacacatatgtataaatattttattctaaagtGACAAAAAAAAGGTGCATAATTCCTGAATACAAAAATCTATATTCAGCAGAAAGAATTTCCAGGAATGatatatcataaattcataattttacaaCTCAGGAAGACAGATTACCATGGAACCTCCAGCAGCTGTAGAGTAAGCAGTACTTCCTGTAGGTGTGGCTACTATGACTCCGTCACCTTGCACCTAAAAGAGAACTGCCAAACTAAGAGCATGCCaatataatttagaaaaaagcAGTGATGTGTTACACTGTAAGTTTTAGATTCGTGATGTATGGTAACCGTAACTCTGCTTTTTCTATGAAAGTTCAGGcataattgaagaaaaatatttttacattaagaAAGCAATTCACTGGCCTCACCTTGGTTATAAGTCGGTCATGTTCATAACATTCAATCTTAGAAAGGTATGGATTAGAACCCCGGTCAACAACAACCTCATTGAGGACATCAAATACTTTCCCAGGCATTGCTTTACCATTGCGGAATATTTCACAACAGAGGCGCATTCTAAGAGTTATATATACACCATCCAGCGTGTTATTCCCATAGATGACCTGCCGTAGGTCCTGTCTGTAGTCTTCAAACTAGatcacaaacaaaaacaatagcAAGTTGGACAAATGACTTATAAAGAATGAAACAGTGAAAGGAAGCATAACGAGTTTAGATAAGAGCTTACAGGATGAGAGGTGAGAAATCCCAGAGATCCAAGATTAAATGATATAACAGGAGGAACTGCACCTCTAAACAAATTCGATGCATGGAGTATGACCCCATCTCCGCCCAAGCAGGCCACAAAATCAACCCTCTCATGAAGATCGCTGCATACATGGCATCCAACGGGGTAAATAATTTCCAATCAGGTACAAGGAGTATTATAATAGACATCTACATTGGCGcacattatattaaaatatcaataccTGGTATCTTGAAGATAAAAGGTCTGAACAAATCCAAACCCTGGGATTCTAGCAAATATGTCGTGCACATCTGGCTCAACAAGAATATTCATCTTCTCTTGGTGATACAAGAAAGAAGCAACCTGCTCATCAGATCTAGAAATGAGTTATAGCAGCTACATATTTATAGAGTGGATATGGAAATACAGATCAGCAATGTAGAAGGTTTAGTTGACATATTATCAAGTAGAGCAACTGAAACACAATAATATGCATCTTCTTAATACAAACATTTGTTTAGATGTAAGAATCGCTTcaaagtgaaattcaaaaaactATTTTGACATTACATAAAAGACTTTGCATGGTACCTCTTTAGCTTCTTCCATGAGTGCTGGCCCAGGCTTTTTCAACACTAATACGGTCCTTGGCGTAGTTTTCCACATAAGCATCTGTTGCTGGGTGCTAGGATGAGTGAAGGCCAAGGAGGACTCGGTCACCTTTTCCCGGTTACAAGAGAATCCATCTGTTCGCACCAAAAACATTTCTGCTTTCTTTCTTGACTGCACCCTTACAACACCAGTTGAAGAAGCACACATATTTCCTTCAATTGGTCCCAAGTCATCATCACCTGAATTCGAGGGTTTCCCGTTGCTCCTCCGAACATCCCTAACAGAACTGGAAATGACTTGTTCGTCTAAATTCTTAGTCACAGAGGTCAAGAGATTTGCTTCAGTCATGGAACTCCTGTCCCCTCTATCAAATCCGTTCGTACTAAAACCAGCTGAAACATAACCATTATTGTCTGAAGACTTCTCACTTCCAGCAGGTAAATTTTGATGGTTCGGAGATAGATTATTTCCACTAAGTGACCACTGGGAATATCTTGTCTCTGCAACTCCGGATACAGGACCAGAAGAAACAATCTCACTTGGCAACACGTCCATTCTTTTTGactgataattaaaatatcttgGAGGAGAGGTCGTTTTACTCCTGAAAAACCTAGACATCTCTTTTTTGGAGACAAAATTGGAAGGAGGGACCTGAGCCTTAAAAGGATCAGTTTCCTTGCTGAAAGTCGTCCCTAGAGATCCCACCGCAGTATCAACTTCTTTTGCTGATTCAACACCTTCGACAGAATTAAGACCTTTGTAGGCCCCATTactctgattttttttatccatgTCTACAGAGAGTCCAAAGCCAAATACTCCATTCTTGGTTTGAATCTCATCTTGATTCTCCTTCACTGTCTCATATTTCTCTTCCAGGAGGGATTTACCAGCTGATGCTTTTACTTTTCTGGTTCtatttgaatcttttaataacACATCATTAGAAGTAATTGTCTGACCGGAGATTTGCGATGCACAACGAGCCATGTATTGCCTCCATCTGGATACCATAGCATAAGTTCTCCAAACTCCTTCCTTACTGTGAAGATATAGGGGCTTTTTGCTGGAATTAGAAACGAGCGATGCAAACTTCTCAACCTGCTCCATTGTAGGCGCAGTCCGAACTTCAACTGGAATCTTGATCAACTCAACTTTTCCTGACAAAATAGCGTCATCTATGGCTGCTTCATAAAAGTTATCCTTTACCCTCTCTGCTCTAATATCTACAATAGTTTTATATCCTTTTTCCATTAACCACTTCAAACCTTCTTCTGTCACCTGACCACCCCTGCAAAAGGTAACCTCAGAATCTTTGGAAGCTATATCATCTTTAGAGTTGGATAGGTAAACAGGGCTCCAATTTGCAAATAGCGTATGGATGGGATAATCATCCCCACGAGGAAATCCAGAATCATAGCAGACATTCTTCAGCCTCTGCAATTTTCTCCAGACATCCAAACTTCGAACATCTTCAGGTGTCAAATAGTTTTCAAGAGCAATGTGCATGCTTTCGCAGCACCTTTTCATCTCGCTCCTGAATATGGCAAGGGGCGGAAGCTGATCCTCCGTCATGCTTATATCTGCAACACGATAGGCATTCATGATCGAAGATCTTCCAGAGAGAACATCCTCTCTTCCTTTATTTAAAAGAGACAGCATGCAACCAAGTACAGACACTATTTTGTCTTCCAACAACGGTTTTTCCTCAGGTGTGAATTCATATGAAACAGTACATTCCCCAGTCAATGGATTGCATAATGTGTCCATCAATGCAGCATGAAGCCGTTCAGCTGCTCTAAATATTCTACAATAAGCCTCAACTTCAGCAATATCCCCGGGAACTGGGCCAATCCAAGGCAACTGAGATGGGTCATTCGACTGGATAACCTTTATTCAAGACAAATTGTGTTAGTCCACAGCACAAAGCTGCTACATAAAAACAGTTCATTGACtttcaaaaagagaaaatgaattgaaacaaTCAACTACACCCAGAGAGACAACTAAATGTAGCACCAAACAGAAGTAATTGCTAGTACCAACATACCATACAACATAGTGAAACTAAAGGAACAGTAGAGTAGAAACCCTGAgcagttaaattaaaaatggctTTTGCTCATTGCTGCAATTTAGCTAACCTTACCTGGCTAATCAAATGGCATGATTCGCTACTTCTGTGAGGGGCAAATTAGAGATCCAACTAATAGACATCAATAAAGTCATGAACTTTAACGAAACTCAGTTTGACCCACCAGCTCATTTAGTCTCAAATACATGATCAACAACTTGCAAAATGAGAACACAAACAATTTTCCAGATCCTccacaatttcatcaaaaagtTACCCTCATCACTGAAAACCACGATAACCCATCTTCAATTCACAAATCAACATCAATacggaaaaaaatcattcaaacCCCATTACCCTCCAACTCTTTTTGAgtcatttcatcaaacaccaaaatacaaaaccaaaaaacGTTCACGAgcaaatcaaaaacaaaaaaaaaacccaaataagtataaagatgaaaaaaaaacagtggCAGAAACTCACCTGAGAGTCCAAACCCAAATTCAGAGAAAAAGACTTGGATAGCTCCGCACTCACAACTAACTTAACCCTCCGTCTAACCGATTCATTCCTCCTCTGTAACTTGAACCTGAACCCAAAACCCCACAGCTTAGTCTCGTTATTATGAAGCTTAGAGCTGCATAATATTCCGGTGGCCGGAGAAGATAACCGTTGCATGTCCACTAATAGCCACATGGCACAAGAAGGCACATGCCAACCTACGTTATTCAACTATTGTGGATAATATAAAATGGATAGAGGGTTTTAGTGGAGTAACATTAGTGGTGGCTGGGacctttttcagttttttggGTCGCAtttcttacaaaataaatttaaaaaaaagttgctgttttgattttgttttggcttTGTATTTGTCGATGTGATGGTTTTGTTGCTTCCTCTACTT contains:
- the LOC102622446 gene encoding NAD kinase 2, chloroplastic isoform X2; this translates as MDTLCNPLTGECTVSYEFTPEEKPLLEDKIVSVLGCMLSLLNKGREDVLSGRSSIMNAYRVADISMTEDQLPPLAIFRSEMKRCCESMHIALENYLTPEDVRSLDVWRKLQRLKNVCYDSGFPRGDDYPIHTLFANWSPVYLSNSKDDIASKDSEVTFCRGGQVTEEGLKWLMEKGYKTIVDIRAERVKDNFYEAAIDDAILSGKVELIKIPVEVRTAPTMEQVEKFASLVSNSSKKPLYLHSKEGVWRTYAMVSRWRQYMARCASQISGQTITSNDVLLKDSNRTRKVKASAGKSLLEEKYETVKENQDEIQTKNGVFGFGLSVDMDKKNQSNGAYKGLNSVEGVESAKEVDTAVGSLGTTFSKETDPFKAQVPPSNFVSKKEMSRFFRSKTTSPPRYFNYQSKRMDVLPSEIVSSGPVSGVAETRYSQWSLSGNNLSPNHQNLPAGSEKSSDNNGYVSAGFSTNGFDRGDRSSMTEANLLTSVTKNLDEQVISSSVRDVRRSNGKPSNSGDDDLGPIEGNMCASSTGVVRVQSRKKAEMFLVRTDGFSCNREKVTESSLAFTHPSTQQQMLMWKTTPRTVLVLKKPGPALMEEAKEVASFLYHQEKMNILVEPDVHDIFARIPGFGFVQTFYLQDTSDLHERVDFVACLGGDGVILHASNLFRGAVPPVISFNLGSLGFLTSHPFEDYRQDLRQVIYGNNTLDGVYITLRMRLCCEIFRNGKAMPGKVFDVLNEVVVDRGSNPYLSKIECYEHDRLITKVQGDGVIVATPTGSTAYSTAAGGSMVHPNVPCMLFTPICPHSLSFRPVILPDSARLELKIPDDARSNAWVSFDGKRRQQLSRGDSVRIFMSEHPIPTVNKSDQTGDWFHSLVRCLNWNERLDQKAL
- the LOC102622446 gene encoding NAD kinase 2, chloroplastic isoform X1; this translates as MWLLVDMQRLSSPATGILCSSKLHNNETKLWGFGFRFKLQRRNESVRRRVKLVVSAELSKSFSLNLGLDSQVIQSNDPSQLPWIGPVPGDIAEVEAYCRIFRAAERLHAALMDTLCNPLTGECTVSYEFTPEEKPLLEDKIVSVLGCMLSLLNKGREDVLSGRSSIMNAYRVADISMTEDQLPPLAIFRSEMKRCCESMHIALENYLTPEDVRSLDVWRKLQRLKNVCYDSGFPRGDDYPIHTLFANWSPVYLSNSKDDIASKDSEVTFCRGGQVTEEGLKWLMEKGYKTIVDIRAERVKDNFYEAAIDDAILSGKVELIKIPVEVRTAPTMEQVEKFASLVSNSSKKPLYLHSKEGVWRTYAMVSRWRQYMARCASQISGQTITSNDVLLKDSNRTRKVKASAGKSLLEEKYETVKENQDEIQTKNGVFGFGLSVDMDKKNQSNGAYKGLNSVEGVESAKEVDTAVGSLGTTFSKETDPFKAQVPPSNFVSKKEMSRFFRSKTTSPPRYFNYQSKRMDVLPSEIVSSGPVSGVAETRYSQWSLSGNNLSPNHQNLPAGSEKSSDNNGYVSAGFSTNGFDRGDRSSMTEANLLTSVTKNLDEQVISSSVRDVRRSNGKPSNSGDDDLGPIEGNMCASSTGVVRVQSRKKAEMFLVRTDGFSCNREKVTESSLAFTHPSTQQQMLMWKTTPRTVLVLKKPGPALMEEAKEVASFLYHQEKMNILVEPDVHDIFARIPGFGFVQTFYLQDTSDLHERVDFVACLGGDGVILHASNLFRGAVPPVISFNLGSLGFLTSHPFEDYRQDLRQVIYGNNTLDGVYITLRMRLCCEIFRNGKAMPGKVFDVLNEVVVDRGSNPYLSKIECYEHDRLITKVQGDGVIVATPTGSTAYSTAAGGSMVHPNVPCMLFTPICPHSLSFRPVILPDSARLELKIPDDARSNAWVSFDGKRRQQLSRGDSVRIFMSEHPIPTVNKSDQTGDWFHSLVRCLNWNERLDQKAL
- the LOC102622142 gene encoding 1-aminocyclopropane-1-carboxylate oxidase 5; this translates as MAIPVIDFSKLYGEERAKTLAQIANACEVWGFFQLVNHGISEELLERVKKVASECYKLEREEGFKNSAAVKKLIELVEKKSGEKLENLDWEDVFLLSDDNEWPSKTPGFKETMAEYRSELKKLAENVMEVMDENLGLPNGYIKKAFNGGEGDNAFFGTKVSHYPSCPHPELVNGLRPHTDAGGVILLFQDEKVGGLQILKDDEWIDVQPLPNSIVINTGDQIEVLSNGRYKSIWHRVNATPDGNRRSIASFYNPSLKATIAPALELSEKANQEVEQAANYPKFVFGDYMSVYAEQKFLPKEPRFQAVNAM